A region of Rattus rattus isolate New Zealand chromosome 7, Rrattus_CSIRO_v1, whole genome shotgun sequence DNA encodes the following proteins:
- the LOC116905811 gene encoding acyl-coenzyme A thioesterase 1 isoform X1: MEATLSLEPAGRSCWDEPLSITVRGLAPEQPVTLRAALRDEKGALFRAHALYGADAHGELDLARAPALGGSFTGLEPMGLIWAMEPERPFWRLVKRDVQTPFVMELEVLDGHEPDGGRLLARAVHERHFMAPGVRRVPVREGRVRATLFLPPEPGPFPGIIDLFGVGGGLLEYRASLLAGKGFAVMALAYYNYDDLPKTMETIRIEYFEEAVNYLRGHPEVKGPGIGLLGISKGGELGLAMASFLKGITAAVVINGSVAAVGNTICYKDETIPPVTILRNQVKMTKDGLKDVVDALQSPLVDKKSFIPVERSDTTFLFLVGQDDHNWKSEFYANEISKRLQAHGKEKPQIICYPEAGHYIEPPYFPLCSAGMHLLVGANITFGGEPKPHSVAQLDAWQQLQTFFHKQLGGKSHGVSPKI, encoded by the exons ATGGAGGCGACTCTGAGCCTGGAGCCGGCCGGCCGCAGCTGCTGGGACGAGCCGCTGAGCATCACCGTTCGTGGCCTGGCCCCGGAGCAGCCCGTCACGCTGCGCGCGGCCCTGCGCGACGAGAAGGGCGCGCTCTTCCGAGCCCACGCGCTCTATGGCGCCGATGCCCACGGAGAGCTGGACCTGGCGCGCGCGCCCGCTCTGGGCGGCAGCTTCACGGGTCTTGAGCCCATGGGGCTGATCTGGGCCATGGAGCCCGAGCGGCCTTTCTGGCGTCTGGTCAAGCGCGACGTGCAGACGCCTTTCGTGATGGAGCTGGAGGTGCTGGACGGACACGAGCCCGACGGCGGGCGGCTGCTGGCGCGGGCGGTGCACGAGCGTCACTTCATGGCTCCCGGGGTGCGGCGCGTGCCCGTGCGCGAGGGCCGGGTGCGCGCCACGCTCTTCCTGCCCCCAG AACCTGGGCCCTTTCCTGGAATCATAGACCTTTTTGGAGTTGGAGGCGGCCTTCTGGAGTACCGGGCGAGTCTGCTGGCTGGGAAGGGTTTTGCCGTCATGGCTCTGGCTTATTACAACTACGACGACCTCCCCAAGACCATGGAAACCATACGCATTGAGTACTTTGAAGAAGCCGTGAACTACCTGCGTGGCCACCCTGAG GTAAAAGGACCAGGAATTGGGCTGCTTGGGATTTCCAAAGGGGGTGAACTTGGCCTTGCTATGGCCTCCTTCCTGAAGGGCATCACCGCTGCTGTTGTCATCAATGGCTCTGTGGCTGCTGTTGGGAACACCATATGCTACAAGGATGAGACTATACCCCCAGTGACTATCCTGAGAAACCAGGTCAAAATGACCAAGGATGGCCTCAAGGATGTTGTAGATGCTTTGCAAAGCCCTCTGGTAGACAAGAAGAGCTTCATCCCTGTGGAAAGGTCTGACACGACCTTCCTGTTCCTCGTTGGTCAGGATGACCACAACTGGAAGAGCGAGTTCTATGCCAATGAGATCTCCAAACGCTTGCAGGCCCACGGGAAAGAGAAGCCCCAGATCATCTGCTACCCAGAAGCAGGGCACTATATCGAGCCCCCTTACTTCCCACTGTGCAGCGCTGGCATGCACCTCCTGGTGGGTGCTAACATCACCTTTGGAGGGGAGCCTAAGCCTCACTCTGTGGCCCAGTTGGATGCATGGCAGCAACTCCAGACTTTCTTCCACAAACAGTTGGGTGGTAAGAGTCATGGGGTGTCCCCTAAAATATAA
- the LOC116905811 gene encoding acyl-coenzyme A thioesterase 1 isoform X3, with protein sequence MEATLSLEPAGRSCWDEPLSITVRGLAPEQPVTLRAALRDEKGALFRAHALYGADAHGELDLARAPALGGSFTGLEPMGLIWAMEPERPFWRLVKRDVQTPFVMELEVLDGHEPDGGRLLARAVHERHFMAPGVRRVPVREGRVRATLFLPPEPGPFPGIIDLFGVGGGLLEYRASLLAGKGFAVMALAYYNYDDLPKTMETIRIEYFEEAVNYLRGHPEVKGPGIGLLGISKGGELGLAMASFLKGITAAVVINGSVAAVGNTICYKDETIPPVTILRNQVKVRMTTTGRASSMPMRSPNACRPTGKRSPRSSATQKQGTISSPLTSHCAALACTSWWVLTSPLEGSLSLTLWPSWMHGSNSRLSSTNSWVVRVMGCPLKYNLLCDGFQGKGTNTL encoded by the exons ATGGAGGCGACTCTGAGCCTGGAGCCGGCCGGCCGCAGCTGCTGGGACGAGCCGCTGAGCATCACCGTTCGTGGCCTGGCCCCGGAGCAGCCCGTCACGCTGCGCGCGGCCCTGCGCGACGAGAAGGGCGCGCTCTTCCGAGCCCACGCGCTCTATGGCGCCGATGCCCACGGAGAGCTGGACCTGGCGCGCGCGCCCGCTCTGGGCGGCAGCTTCACGGGTCTTGAGCCCATGGGGCTGATCTGGGCCATGGAGCCCGAGCGGCCTTTCTGGCGTCTGGTCAAGCGCGACGTGCAGACGCCTTTCGTGATGGAGCTGGAGGTGCTGGACGGACACGAGCCCGACGGCGGGCGGCTGCTGGCGCGGGCGGTGCACGAGCGTCACTTCATGGCTCCCGGGGTGCGGCGCGTGCCCGTGCGCGAGGGCCGGGTGCGCGCCACGCTCTTCCTGCCCCCAG AACCTGGGCCCTTTCCTGGAATCATAGACCTTTTTGGAGTTGGAGGCGGCCTTCTGGAGTACCGGGCGAGTCTGCTGGCTGGGAAGGGTTTTGCCGTCATGGCTCTGGCTTATTACAACTACGACGACCTCCCCAAGACCATGGAAACCATACGCATTGAGTACTTTGAAGAAGCCGTGAACTACCTGCGTGGCCACCCTGAG GTAAAAGGACCAGGAATTGGGCTGCTTGGGATTTCCAAAGGGGGTGAACTTGGCCTTGCTATGGCCTCCTTCCTGAAGGGCATCACCGCTGCTGTTGTCATCAATGGCTCTGTGGCTGCTGTTGGGAACACCATATGCTACAAGGATGAGACTATACCCCCAGTGACTATCCTGAGAAACCAGGTCAA GGTCAGGATGACCACAACTGGAAGAGCGAGTTCTATGCCAATGAGATCTCCAAACGCTTGCAGGCCCACGGGAAAGAGAAGCCCCAGATCATCTGCTACCCAGAAGCAGGGCACTATATCGAGCCCCCTTACTTCCCACTGTGCAGCGCTGGCATGCACCTCCTGGTGGGTGCTAACATCACCTTTGGAGGGGAGCCTAAGCCTCACTCTGTGGCCCAGTTGGATGCATGGCAGCAACTCCAGACTTTCTTCCACAAACAGTTGGGTGGTAAGAGTCATGGGGTGTCCCCTAAAATATAACCTGTTATGTGATGGTTTTCAGGGGAAAGGTACAAATACTTTGTAG
- the LOC116905811 gene encoding acyl-coenzyme A thioesterase 1 isoform X2 has protein sequence MEATLSLEPAGRSCWDEPLSITVRGLAPEQPVTLRAALRDEKGALFRAHALYGADAHGELDLARAPALGGSFTGLEPMGLIWAMEPERPFWRLVKRDVQTPFVMELEVLDGHEPDGGRLLARAVHERHFMAPGVRRVPVREGRVRATLFLPPDLFGVGGGLLEYRASLLAGKGFAVMALAYYNYDDLPKTMETIRIEYFEEAVNYLRGHPEVKGPGIGLLGISKGGELGLAMASFLKGITAAVVINGSVAAVGNTICYKDETIPPVTILRNQVKMTKDGLKDVVDALQSPLVDKKSFIPVERSDTTFLFLVGQDDHNWKSEFYANEISKRLQAHGKEKPQIICYPEAGHYIEPPYFPLCSAGMHLLVGANITFGGEPKPHSVAQLDAWQQLQTFFHKQLGGKSHGVSPKI, from the exons ATGGAGGCGACTCTGAGCCTGGAGCCGGCCGGCCGCAGCTGCTGGGACGAGCCGCTGAGCATCACCGTTCGTGGCCTGGCCCCGGAGCAGCCCGTCACGCTGCGCGCGGCCCTGCGCGACGAGAAGGGCGCGCTCTTCCGAGCCCACGCGCTCTATGGCGCCGATGCCCACGGAGAGCTGGACCTGGCGCGCGCGCCCGCTCTGGGCGGCAGCTTCACGGGTCTTGAGCCCATGGGGCTGATCTGGGCCATGGAGCCCGAGCGGCCTTTCTGGCGTCTGGTCAAGCGCGACGTGCAGACGCCTTTCGTGATGGAGCTGGAGGTGCTGGACGGACACGAGCCCGACGGCGGGCGGCTGCTGGCGCGGGCGGTGCACGAGCGTCACTTCATGGCTCCCGGGGTGCGGCGCGTGCCCGTGCGCGAGGGCCGGGTGCGCGCCACGCTCTTCCTGCCCCCAG ACCTTTTTGGAGTTGGAGGCGGCCTTCTGGAGTACCGGGCGAGTCTGCTGGCTGGGAAGGGTTTTGCCGTCATGGCTCTGGCTTATTACAACTACGACGACCTCCCCAAGACCATGGAAACCATACGCATTGAGTACTTTGAAGAAGCCGTGAACTACCTGCGTGGCCACCCTGAG GTAAAAGGACCAGGAATTGGGCTGCTTGGGATTTCCAAAGGGGGTGAACTTGGCCTTGCTATGGCCTCCTTCCTGAAGGGCATCACCGCTGCTGTTGTCATCAATGGCTCTGTGGCTGCTGTTGGGAACACCATATGCTACAAGGATGAGACTATACCCCCAGTGACTATCCTGAGAAACCAGGTCAAAATGACCAAGGATGGCCTCAAGGATGTTGTAGATGCTTTGCAAAGCCCTCTGGTAGACAAGAAGAGCTTCATCCCTGTGGAAAGGTCTGACACGACCTTCCTGTTCCTCGTTGGTCAGGATGACCACAACTGGAAGAGCGAGTTCTATGCCAATGAGATCTCCAAACGCTTGCAGGCCCACGGGAAAGAGAAGCCCCAGATCATCTGCTACCCAGAAGCAGGGCACTATATCGAGCCCCCTTACTTCCCACTGTGCAGCGCTGGCATGCACCTCCTGGTGGGTGCTAACATCACCTTTGGAGGGGAGCCTAAGCCTCACTCTGTGGCCCAGTTGGATGCATGGCAGCAACTCCAGACTTTCTTCCACAAACAGTTGGGTGGTAAGAGTCATGGGGTGTCCCCTAAAATATAA